The Plutella xylostella chromosome 9, ilPluXylo3.1, whole genome shotgun sequence genome has a segment encoding these proteins:
- the LOC119692785 gene encoding uncharacterized protein LOC119692785 isoform X2 — protein MGGEINLLIGNDYYFTFIKNGKLSIEENLYLIETDFGWVFSGRSPFHQEHVLSVATYMQTNLPDNFGFVQPDLPIKEGEIKQLWELESIGIRDSPKTTNEEEALRNFNSTVTFEENRYHVKWPWVQYPPNLPSNYGLAVGRLTSLLRRLDKNTLAIYDDTIQEQESSGVIEKVKNAFENVQHPIHYLSHHCVVKKDSSTQLRIVYDASAKSKSTQSSLNECMYKGPLMLEDLTGLILRFRQHEIGILADIEKAFLQLGLQNEDRDVTRFLWVKDTTKEVTEDNLQCYRFCRVPFGIVSSPFLLNATIKSHFLKCGDETLKNVAEKIYVDNLVLGAKQQDEATGLYQKIHASLQTISMNVRQWNSNNKEFLKEIPEHLLEGKEVTKVLGLVWDTLEDTLKLKTQISNCDRDMTKRYVLQEIASIYDPCGFSSPLLLPAKEYLQRLWKLKLKWDTKLPEDLRDEWNRISSSLHQTQDIEIPRYIGATQDKAVHELHCFTDASKDAYAAAVYIKTESQDKVIVRLLMSKSKLTPLKDQDNLQIPRLELLGTLIGSRLLRYVRQHSEVPISKQYLWTDSQVVISWLRSEKLLPPFISRRVTEINKQDTQVLYVKSADNPADIATRVADFTPAKRELWFEGPQFLKKEREYKNNWAMTQNLCALEGLTQSEGYPENESTENEDGPTLNEANVNPESMQLQQSEETITNITAKIKREQKLHYPQECAGKSTDLSRSLGVFKDENGLLRCRGRIVLTDLPYDRKYPILLPKDSSLTEEIISNIHKDNYHVGVTHTLSLIREKYWIPQGRCKVQKALKRCLQCRKYGGGPYRLPQMPDLPEERVNFTSAFSFIGLDYLGPLLVTTDKGQTEKRWICLYTCLAVRAIHLEIVKDLTAEQCTLALRRFIAERGLPRLIISDNAAQFKLTAEVMAGPYCIDNNLQWKFIPELAPWHGGFYERLVGLVKHCMKRSLDTRLLRDNELSTIVKEIELVLNTRPLTYVGAEHEHILKPLDFLRMNDCLMQTSEVPYESREDTIIKELLIKGWKRSHKLVDEFRKMFINQYLNALKERTQIRHIQPRVVSQSKPKVGDVVQIKGDNNNRSTWKIGKIILLHRGRDNEVRVATVKVGDKEYIRSIAHLFPLEIEEHEHIEKEHVSTRTESDCRDETETLRTTQETEMEGRSIDMPTEIETAEPTTDQRSNSRAAARRAKEKIAQWTKELVNLICVNCIQL, from the coding sequence ATGGGCGGTGAGATAAATCTTCTCATTGGCAACGACTATTACTTCACATTCATCAAAAATGGAAAACTGAGCATTGAAGAAAACCTTTATTTAATTGAAACAGATTTCGGTTGGGTCTTCAGTGGCAGATCTCCCTTTCATCAAGAACATGTTCTTAGTGTAGCAACTTACATGCAAACTAACCTGCCAGATAACTTTGGTTTTGTTCAACCGGACTTACCTATCAAGGAAGGAGAGATTAAACAACTTTGGGAGTTGGAATCCATCGGTATTAGAGATTCTCCAAAGACTACAAATGAAGAAGAAGCTTTAAGAAATTTCAACAGTACAGTTACGTTTGAAGAGAACAGATATCATGTCAAATGGCCGTGGGTCCAGTATCCACCAAACCTACCATCAAACTATGGTCTAGCTGTAGGAAGACTGACCAGCCTATTAAGAAGATTGGATAAGAATACTTTAGCCATTTATGATGACACTATTCAAGAACAGGAGTCATCTGGAGTGATAGAAAAGGTGAAGAATGCTTTTGAAAATGTGCAACATCCAATACATTACTTATCACACCACTGCGTGGTCAAGAAAGATAGCTCTACTCAACTGAGAATTGTCTATGATGCATCAGCTAAGTCTAAAAGTACACAATCTAGCCTGAATGAATGTATGTACAAAGGACCATTGATGCTTGAAGACTTAACTGGACTTATCTTGAGGTTTCGTCAACATGAAATAGGAATTCTAGCAGACATTGAGAAGGCCTTCCTACAACTAGGACTTCAGAACGAAGATCGTGACGTCACTAGATTCCTGTGGGTAAAAGATACTACAAAAGAAGTAACAGAAGACAACTTACAATGCTACCGATTTTGTCGAGTTCCCTTTGGAATAGTATCCAGTCCATTCCTACTAAATGCAACAATAAAGAGTCATTTTCTGAAATGTGGAGATGAAACACTTAAGAACGTAGCAGAAAAGATATATGTTGATAATCTTGTACTAGGAGCGAAACAACAAGATGAAGCTACAGGATTGTATCAAAAAATACATGCTTCCCTTCAAACAATCTCGATGAACGTGAGACAATGGAACTCAAATAACAAAGAATTTCTAAAAGAAATACCTGAACATCTACTTGAAGGCAAAGAAGTCACAAAGGTCTTAGGACTTGTGTGGGACACACTAGAAGATACATTAAAGCTTAAAACACAGATAAGTAACTGTGATAGAGATATGACTAAAAGGTatgttcttcaagaaataGCCTCAATCTACGATCCTTGTGGATTTAGCAGTCCTCTTCTTTTACCAGCTAAGGAATATCTACAGAGACTTTggaaattaaaacttaaatggGACACCAAACTGCCAGAAGACTTAAGAGACGAGTGGAATAGGATTTCAAGCAGTCTACACCAAACTCAAGATATTGAGATTCCAAGATACATAGGCGCTACGCAAGATAAAGCAGTACATGAGTTACACTGTTTTACGGATGCATCCAAGGATGCCTACGCGGCAGCTGTCTACATCAAAACAGAATCACAGGATAAAGTGATAGTAAGACTGCTTATGTCCAAGTCAAAACTGACTCCACTCAAAGACCAAGATAATCTACAAATTCCGAGGTTGGAACTATTGGGTACTCTTATTGGCAGCAGACTTTTAAGATATGTGAGACAACACTCTGAAGTACCGATATCTAAACAATACCTTTGGACTGATAGTCAAGTTGTTATAAGCTGGTTACGCTCAGAAAAGCTATTGCCTCCCTTTATCTCAAGAAGagttactgaaataaataaacaagacACGCAAGTTTTGTATGTGAAATCAGCGGATAATCCAGCAGATATTGCAACCAGAGTTGCAGACTTTACACCTGCAAAAAGAGAACTATGGTTTGAAGGACCCCAATTTTTGAAGAAGGAAAGAGAATACAAGAATAACTGGGCAATGACACAAAACCTGTGTGCTTTGGAGGGTCTGACCCAGTCAGAAGGATATCCTGAAAATGAGTCTACTGAAAATGAAGATGGACCTACGTTAAATGAAGCAAATGTAAACCCAGAATCAATGCAATTGCAACAAAGTGAAGAAACGATTACCAATATTACTGCTAAAATCAAGAGAGAACAGAAATTACACTACCCACAGGAATGTGCAGGAAAAAGTACTGATTTAAGTCGTAGCCTTGGTGTATTCAAAGATGAAAATGGCTTACTCCGATGCAGAGGAAGGATAGTCTTAACTGACCTGCCTTATGACCGCAAATATCCCATCCTCCTACCGAAAGATTCCAGTCTGACAGAAGAAATCATATCCAATATTCATAAGGACAACTATCACGTTGGAGTAACACATACTCTTTCTTTAATTCGTGAAAAGTATTGGATCCCACAAGGGAGATGTAAAGTGCAAAAAGCACTGAAGAGATGTTTACAGTGCAGGAAATATGGTGGAGGTCCTTACAGACTACCTCAGATGCCTGACTTACCAGAAGAAAGAGTAAACTTCACTTCAGCGTTTTCGTTCATCGGCCTGGACTATCTTGGACCTCTTCTAGTTACCACGGATAAAGGACAAACAGAAAAGAGATGGATATGCCTATACACCTGTTTAGCTGTGAGAGCAATTCATCTTGAAATAGTGAAGGATCTTACAGCGGAACAGTGTACCTTGGCACTCAGAAGGTTCATAGCAGAACGAGGATTACCACGTCTCATAATATCTGACAATGCAGCTCAGTTCAAGCTTACAGCAGAAGTCATGGCCGGACCATACTGTATTGACAACAACTTACAGTGGAAGTTCATCCCAGAGCTAGCACCTTGGCATGGTGGCTTCTATGAACGCTTAGTTGGCTTGGTTAAACATTGTATGAAGAGATCGCTAGATACCCGTTTGCTGAGAGACAACGAACTGTCAACTATTGTGAAAGAAATTGAGTTGGTACTTAACACAAGACCGTTGACCTATGTTGGGGCTGAACATGAACATATATTGAAACCCCTGGACTTCCTTCGAATGAATGACTGTTTGATGCAAACTTCTGAAGTACCATATGAATCCAGAGAAGATACTATTATAAAGGAACTACTAATAAAGGGATGGAAGAGAAGCCACAAACTTGTAGATGAATTCAGAAAAATGTTCATCAACCAATATCTTAATGCTTTGAAGGAAAGAACACAAATACGACATATACAGCCCAGAGTGGTCAGCCAGTCCAAACCTAAGGTTGGGGATGTCGTACAGATCAAAGGTGATAACAACAACCGTTCTACTTGGAAGataggtaaaataatattgcTTCATAGAGGAAGAGACAATGAAGTGAGAGTAGCAACAGTTAAGGTTGGTGACAAGGAATATATAAGATCCATTGCCCATCTTTTCCCATTGGAGATAGAAGAACATGAACACATAGAAAAGGAACATGTATCTACTAGGACAGAATCAGACTGTAGGGACGAAACAGAAACATTGAGAACTACTCAAGAAACAGAGATGGAAGGGAGAAGCATTGACATGCCCACCGAAATAGAAACAGCAGAGCCTACTACTGATCAGAGAAGTAATAGTCGTGCCGCCGCAAGACGAGCTAAAGAAAAGATTGCTCAATGGACCAAGGAattagtaaatttaatatgtgtGAATTGTATTCAACTATAG
- the LOC119692785 gene encoding uncharacterized protein LOC119692785 isoform X1: MVKIGSKMTEAWKTRIEIVKGKVETILTKIKKGETEPVDYYNLKLLNELFMKETHIYMDKLTVEESRTYTEIQIEAKLLDNKNNGDPPVQHVDQLTSKLPKLELPRFNGDTLKWNEFWDRFKSSVDTQKLTKADKFSYLMASLDQEALAAIEGLDITHENYEIAVDILKDRFGKPGMVIDAHYEALLNLKSAHSPNECMNVFNEIEKHLRILKALGEDTNHNNLRRIILNKYPEDIIYELKMKVKVEEQSVDTIRKLLEQQITARVTTTKPLLSTLSFTNTTEKKQYPVKRKFPTPKVTPAKRKKRSLPCIFCDGEHFNDNCKQVVSVEDRKKKIIGRCFVCFKKDHTARDCKERRRCFYCGEIGKHNRALCNMAQKSTTLQTRSEKNKGTVLQTAIAQVRSKDGTLHKCRILLDSGSQRSYITKNLTKIIMPEIIETDHLMIYTFGLEQPKKLESPRVKIELVCDSGHSRYVIVNVVNFITQQVSCFDFRQYQFGQEIIPSDDGSMGGEINLLIGNDYYFTFIKNGKLSIEENLYLIETDFGWVFSGRSPFHQEHVLSVATYMQTNLPDNFGFVQPDLPIKEGEIKQLWELESIGIRDSPKTTNEEEALRNFNSTVTFEENRYHVKWPWVQYPPNLPSNYGLAVGRLTSLLRRLDKNTLAIYDDTIQEQESSGVIEKVKNAFENVQHPIHYLSHHCVVKKDSSTQLRIVYDASAKSKSTQSSLNECMYKGPLMLEDLTGLILRFRQHEIGILADIEKAFLQLGLQNEDRDVTRFLWVKDTTKEVTEDNLQCYRFCRVPFGIVSSPFLLNATIKSHFLKCGDETLKNVAEKIYVDNLVLGAKQQDEATGLYQKIHASLQTISMNVRQWNSNNKEFLKEIPEHLLEGKEVTKVLGLVWDTLEDTLKLKTQISNCDRDMTKRYVLQEIASIYDPCGFSSPLLLPAKEYLQRLWKLKLKWDTKLPEDLRDEWNRISSSLHQTQDIEIPRYIGATQDKAVHELHCFTDASKDAYAAAVYIKTESQDKVIVRLLMSKSKLTPLKDQDNLQIPRLELLGTLIGSRLLRYVRQHSEVPISKQYLWTDSQVVISWLRSEKLLPPFISRRVTEINKQDTQVLYVKSADNPADIATRVADFTPAKRELWFEGPQFLKKEREYKNNWAMTQNLCALEGLTQSEGYPENESTENEDGPTLNEANVNPESMQLQQSEETITNITAKIKREQKLHYPQECAGKSTDLSRSLGVFKDENGLLRCRGRIVLTDLPYDRKYPILLPKDSSLTEEIISNIHKDNYHVGVTHTLSLIREKYWIPQGRCKVQKALKRCLQCRKYGGGPYRLPQMPDLPEERVNFTSAFSFIGLDYLGPLLVTTDKGQTEKRWICLYTCLAVRAIHLEIVKDLTAEQCTLALRRFIAERGLPRLIISDNAAQFKLTAEVMAGPYCIDNNLQWKFIPELAPWHGGFYERLVGLVKHCMKRSLDTRLLRDNELSTIVKEIELVLNTRPLTYVGAEHEHILKPLDFLRMNDCLMQTSEVPYESREDTIIKELLIKGWKRSHKLVDEFRKMFINQYLNALKERTQIRHIQPRVVSQSKPKVGDVVQIKGDNNNRSTWKIGKIILLHRGRDNEVRVATVKVGDKEYIRSIAHLFPLEIEEHEHIEKEHVSTRTESDCRDETETLRTTQETEMEGRSIDMPTEIETAEPTTDQRSNSRAAARRAKEKIAQWTKELVNLICVNCIQL, encoded by the coding sequence ATGGTAAAAATTGGCTCAAAGATGACGGAAGCATGGAAAACTCGAATAGAGATAGTCAAAGGTAAGGTAGAGACTATtcttactaaaataaaaaaaggagAGACTGAACCAGTGGATTATTACAACCTCAAGTTGCTCAATGAACTTTTTATGAAGGAGACCCATATTTATATGGATAAGTTGACAGTAGAAGAATCCAGAACTTACACAGAAATACAAATAGAAGCAAAGCTCCTcgataacaaaaacaatggtGACCCACCAGTACAACACGTTGATCAATTGACATCCAAACTACCAAAATTAGAGTTACCACGTTTCAATGGAGACACTCTGAAGTGGAATGAATTCTGGGACCGTTTTAAATCCAGCGTAGATACCCAAAAACTTACCAAAGCTGACAAGTTCAGTTATTTGATGGCATCCCTGGACCAAGAGGCATTAGCGGCCATTGAAGGCTTAGACATAACTCATGAAAACTATGAGATTGCAGTCGATATATTAAAAGATCGTTTTGGTAAGCCTGGGATGGTCATTGATGCTCATTATGAAGCGCTTCTTAACCTCAAAAGTGCTCATTCACCAAATGAATGCATGAatgtatttaatgaaataGAGAAACACCTCAGGATTTTAAAAGCTTTGGGAGAAGATACTAACCACAATAATTTAAGAAGAATTATATTAAACAAGTACCCTGAAGATATTATCTATGAATTGAAAATGAAAGTAAAAGTAGAAGAACAAAGTGTTGATACTATAAGAAAATTATTGGAACAACAGATTACTGCTCGTGTCACTACAACAAAACCTTTGCTGAGTACACTATCGTTTACAAACACTACTGAGAAGAAACAATATCCAGTGAAGAGGAAATTCCCTACACCCAAAGTCACACCTGCAAAGAGAAAGAAGAGAAGCTTACCTTGTATCTTCTGTGATGGAGAACATTTTAATGACAACTGTAAGCAAGTGGTGTCAGTAGAAGACAGGAAAAAGAAGATAATTGGACGTTGTTTTGTTTGCTTTAAAAAGGATCACACAGCAAGAGATTgcaaagaaagaagaagatgCTTCTACTGTGGTGAAATCGGAAAACATAATAGAGCACTGTGCAATATGGCCCAGAAAAGTACAACACTACAGACTCGCAGCGAGAAGAATAAAGGTACTGTACTACAGACTGCTATAGCTCAAGTAAGAAGTAAAGATGGTACTTTACATAAATGTAGAATTTTACTAGATTCTGGTAGCCAAAGGTCGTACATCACTAAAAACCTAACTAAGATTATAATGCCagaaatcattgaaacagaTCACTTAATGATTTACACCTTTGGTCTGGAGCAACCTAAGAAGCTAGAGAGTCCTAGAGTTAAGATAGAATTAGTTTGTGACTCCGGCCACTCAAGATATGTAATAGTTAATGTTGTAAACTTTATAACTCAACAGGTATCATGTTTTGATTTCAGACAGTACCAATTTGGTCAAGAAATAATTCCTTCAGATGATGGATCCATGGGCGGTGAGATAAATCTTCTCATTGGCAACGACTATTACTTCACATTCATCAAAAATGGAAAACTGAGCATTGAAGAAAACCTTTATTTAATTGAAACAGATTTCGGTTGGGTCTTCAGTGGCAGATCTCCCTTTCATCAAGAACATGTTCTTAGTGTAGCAACTTACATGCAAACTAACCTGCCAGATAACTTTGGTTTTGTTCAACCGGACTTACCTATCAAGGAAGGAGAGATTAAACAACTTTGGGAGTTGGAATCCATCGGTATTAGAGATTCTCCAAAGACTACAAATGAAGAAGAAGCTTTAAGAAATTTCAACAGTACAGTTACGTTTGAAGAGAACAGATATCATGTCAAATGGCCGTGGGTCCAGTATCCACCAAACCTACCATCAAACTATGGTCTAGCTGTAGGAAGACTGACCAGCCTATTAAGAAGATTGGATAAGAATACTTTAGCCATTTATGATGACACTATTCAAGAACAGGAGTCATCTGGAGTGATAGAAAAGGTGAAGAATGCTTTTGAAAATGTGCAACATCCAATACATTACTTATCACACCACTGCGTGGTCAAGAAAGATAGCTCTACTCAACTGAGAATTGTCTATGATGCATCAGCTAAGTCTAAAAGTACACAATCTAGCCTGAATGAATGTATGTACAAAGGACCATTGATGCTTGAAGACTTAACTGGACTTATCTTGAGGTTTCGTCAACATGAAATAGGAATTCTAGCAGACATTGAGAAGGCCTTCCTACAACTAGGACTTCAGAACGAAGATCGTGACGTCACTAGATTCCTGTGGGTAAAAGATACTACAAAAGAAGTAACAGAAGACAACTTACAATGCTACCGATTTTGTCGAGTTCCCTTTGGAATAGTATCCAGTCCATTCCTACTAAATGCAACAATAAAGAGTCATTTTCTGAAATGTGGAGATGAAACACTTAAGAACGTAGCAGAAAAGATATATGTTGATAATCTTGTACTAGGAGCGAAACAACAAGATGAAGCTACAGGATTGTATCAAAAAATACATGCTTCCCTTCAAACAATCTCGATGAACGTGAGACAATGGAACTCAAATAACAAAGAATTTCTAAAAGAAATACCTGAACATCTACTTGAAGGCAAAGAAGTCACAAAGGTCTTAGGACTTGTGTGGGACACACTAGAAGATACATTAAAGCTTAAAACACAGATAAGTAACTGTGATAGAGATATGACTAAAAGGTatgttcttcaagaaataGCCTCAATCTACGATCCTTGTGGATTTAGCAGTCCTCTTCTTTTACCAGCTAAGGAATATCTACAGAGACTTTggaaattaaaacttaaatggGACACCAAACTGCCAGAAGACTTAAGAGACGAGTGGAATAGGATTTCAAGCAGTCTACACCAAACTCAAGATATTGAGATTCCAAGATACATAGGCGCTACGCAAGATAAAGCAGTACATGAGTTACACTGTTTTACGGATGCATCCAAGGATGCCTACGCGGCAGCTGTCTACATCAAAACAGAATCACAGGATAAAGTGATAGTAAGACTGCTTATGTCCAAGTCAAAACTGACTCCACTCAAAGACCAAGATAATCTACAAATTCCGAGGTTGGAACTATTGGGTACTCTTATTGGCAGCAGACTTTTAAGATATGTGAGACAACACTCTGAAGTACCGATATCTAAACAATACCTTTGGACTGATAGTCAAGTTGTTATAAGCTGGTTACGCTCAGAAAAGCTATTGCCTCCCTTTATCTCAAGAAGagttactgaaataaataaacaagacACGCAAGTTTTGTATGTGAAATCAGCGGATAATCCAGCAGATATTGCAACCAGAGTTGCAGACTTTACACCTGCAAAAAGAGAACTATGGTTTGAAGGACCCCAATTTTTGAAGAAGGAAAGAGAATACAAGAATAACTGGGCAATGACACAAAACCTGTGTGCTTTGGAGGGTCTGACCCAGTCAGAAGGATATCCTGAAAATGAGTCTACTGAAAATGAAGATGGACCTACGTTAAATGAAGCAAATGTAAACCCAGAATCAATGCAATTGCAACAAAGTGAAGAAACGATTACCAATATTACTGCTAAAATCAAGAGAGAACAGAAATTACACTACCCACAGGAATGTGCAGGAAAAAGTACTGATTTAAGTCGTAGCCTTGGTGTATTCAAAGATGAAAATGGCTTACTCCGATGCAGAGGAAGGATAGTCTTAACTGACCTGCCTTATGACCGCAAATATCCCATCCTCCTACCGAAAGATTCCAGTCTGACAGAAGAAATCATATCCAATATTCATAAGGACAACTATCACGTTGGAGTAACACATACTCTTTCTTTAATTCGTGAAAAGTATTGGATCCCACAAGGGAGATGTAAAGTGCAAAAAGCACTGAAGAGATGTTTACAGTGCAGGAAATATGGTGGAGGTCCTTACAGACTACCTCAGATGCCTGACTTACCAGAAGAAAGAGTAAACTTCACTTCAGCGTTTTCGTTCATCGGCCTGGACTATCTTGGACCTCTTCTAGTTACCACGGATAAAGGACAAACAGAAAAGAGATGGATATGCCTATACACCTGTTTAGCTGTGAGAGCAATTCATCTTGAAATAGTGAAGGATCTTACAGCGGAACAGTGTACCTTGGCACTCAGAAGGTTCATAGCAGAACGAGGATTACCACGTCTCATAATATCTGACAATGCAGCTCAGTTCAAGCTTACAGCAGAAGTCATGGCCGGACCATACTGTATTGACAACAACTTACAGTGGAAGTTCATCCCAGAGCTAGCACCTTGGCATGGTGGCTTCTATGAACGCTTAGTTGGCTTGGTTAAACATTGTATGAAGAGATCGCTAGATACCCGTTTGCTGAGAGACAACGAACTGTCAACTATTGTGAAAGAAATTGAGTTGGTACTTAACACAAGACCGTTGACCTATGTTGGGGCTGAACATGAACATATATTGAAACCCCTGGACTTCCTTCGAATGAATGACTGTTTGATGCAAACTTCTGAAGTACCATATGAATCCAGAGAAGATACTATTATAAAGGAACTACTAATAAAGGGATGGAAGAGAAGCCACAAACTTGTAGATGAATTCAGAAAAATGTTCATCAACCAATATCTTAATGCTTTGAAGGAAAGAACACAAATACGACATATACAGCCCAGAGTGGTCAGCCAGTCCAAACCTAAGGTTGGGGATGTCGTACAGATCAAAGGTGATAACAACAACCGTTCTACTTGGAAGataggtaaaataatattgcTTCATAGAGGAAGAGACAATGAAGTGAGAGTAGCAACAGTTAAGGTTGGTGACAAGGAATATATAAGATCCATTGCCCATCTTTTCCCATTGGAGATAGAAGAACATGAACACATAGAAAAGGAACATGTATCTACTAGGACAGAATCAGACTGTAGGGACGAAACAGAAACATTGAGAACTACTCAAGAAACAGAGATGGAAGGGAGAAGCATTGACATGCCCACCGAAATAGAAACAGCAGAGCCTACTACTGATCAGAGAAGTAATAGTCGTGCCGCCGCAAGACGAGCTAAAGAAAAGATTGCTCAATGGACCAAGGAattagtaaatttaatatgtgtGAATTGTATTCAACTATAG